The Phragmites australis chromosome 1, lpPhrAust1.1, whole genome shotgun sequence genomic interval TAGTACTGCACTTATTTTGGTTTGGTCACAAACCAAATATCACTTTTTACCCTAATTTCGGTCTTGTCCTGACTTTAGTCATAGACAATAATCCTATTTGGTAAGGCTTCCTCCCCATAATGTATTGCAAGTTTTGGAGGATCTTAGCTTCTCAGAAGCCACTTTCAAAAGCTTACTGTTTATTTGGGCTCGTTAGGCCATCTCAGCAGAGGAGGTTTCGGCTAGTTGCCTACCTGTAGCCATCCTTTTTGTCGATCGGGGCGTCCTGCAAACGGCTCCAGCATGAGCTGTATCTGTTGCTACAGGGATGCGACTGGGATGCCGTTGATGGCTTGGTACTCCAAATTTgcagcccctctctctctcttaataCTGTTCACAATGAATGATCGTGAGTTTGAAGAGAGTTGAAGAGTAATTAAATGTAGAAAATAGAGTAgttgctggagataaaaaaatagaggatattGTAATTGTATTATAGAggataaaattttaaagtatatgCTGAAGATGGCCTCACATGACGTCAGTAGTAGATCCGGACGAGGATCCCTTGACGTCGTGTGCCGTCGCTGACGCGTGAAACCGGACCTATGCGTTAGTAACAAAGTCACCGTAACATCGATATTAGAGGATCCGGATCCAATAGATCCAGCTGCTCTAGAATTTATTACATGCAAGAACACACTGGAAAGAAGCCTACTATTGGTTAAATAAAAACTGGAATATGATTTAGATAAAAGGAGAATGATTACTAGCTGGCATGCCCGTCAACCGACCCGAAACTCCACGTCACAGCTGTGCCTCTTTTAACCCCTTCCCTAATTTCCCACTTCCCCACTAATCCACCACCACCtttttagcaatttttaagcGCTGCTAAGCGCCGTTGCCCCCCACAAAACAAGAAGTACAAAGGAAACAAAAGGAGCAGCAGCAGTTCGCACCAACTCCTGCTAGCTCCTACTTCTGCCGTCTTTCTCACCATTTGTACTTTTTGGGCTTTCGCCATTTGCATTTCTTTTGTGGAGAAAGCAAGCAAGCACGAAAATACTCCACAGATACCACTTACCTACCGCTCCAATCCATCCGCCCAGCAAGCATATTTCTCCCCTCTCACACAGCCCAGCACCAGGAGGCCAGCCGCCGCCGGGAGGTCCGTCCATCTCCCTGCTGGATCCTCCAGCCTCTATCGGTCTGGTGGAGCGGAGATCCGGCCGTCCGGGCGCGGATTGGTTTCTTGTTTTGCTGGTAAGTGAGTGAGTAATCCTGATGTTCTTGGAATCTTGGATGGATTCCCTTGTTCTGTGAGTTGCTCTTGTCCTCTGTCAGATCCAAATCTTTCTCTACCTCCGTTCTAGTTTGTTGTGGATTTGTCTGCTGGGTGGTGCGCTGTTAACCcaaatccatccatccatgacCTGACTACTCGATTAggttgttgttcttcttgttcttgagcGCTCAAGATCGGCGCAAGTTGACACCATTGGACTTCTTGGGACCAAATTGAGGTGCGGGTGCAGCTTGTTTGccaaaaagattttttttcttctttgggtTCGCCACTGCCGCCATAGCCGCAAACACGATGGAAACTAAATGTGCTAGCTGTTGAACCTTGCATGTGTCGGTACACCCCGTACTGTGATCGCCATCACGGGAATTTATCACCCCCTGTACAGCATTGGATTGGAGAACAGCAGCAGTAACACCTTGTCTTTGCTTCCCTTCCAGCCCAAGATAATGTACTCACTTGTACTGGCCGTCTTTATTGCTCCCAATCAGTTCAGGAATCTTTCCTTCCTATATGCATGTACCGTGGGTGTAGATGCCTGCATTTGCATTTCGTTGTGACGAGAGCCGTAAGCGCGTTAGTGTTTGTTGCATTGTGTGATTTGTTGAGCTAGATGGGCAGCTAACTTGTTCGTCTGAATTTGTTTTGTCTGTAGGAGCAGGAAGCTGGCATTCCACAATGTCGTCACCTTCGTCCTCCCCTACTCTGAAAGATCATCTCTCGGCGCCGACAGGCCCCTTGCATCTCAAAGTATGGGAGGTCATATGCATTGCCTTGGGAGCTTTCATGGTGATCTTCTTCTTTATCACCGTGTGGCTCACGATCAGGAGTAAGAAAAGGGTAAGACGGGCCTCTGCAAATATCCCAATCACCCAAATCCCTGCCATTTCCAAGGAAATCAAGGAGGTGAGGGTGGAGCAAGTACCGACAAATGACTATGTGGCACATGATGGGGTCCTCCTGACAATCCAAGACAAGCCCAGTGACCGGGATTCGGACAAGGTGATGGCCCATTTGGGCGTAAGCAAATCTAGACGTGGCGATGAGAGCCACTCGGGGTCATTCCGTTACATAGACAAGGATGCAGGATTCCAGTCAGCTGAAGAAGGGGGCTCAGGAACATTTCGGCAGGCTTCAGCTCATGCAATAACTGCTCCTTCACCTCTGGTTGGCCTGCCAGAGTTCTCATACCTTGGTTGGGGTCACTGGTTTACTCTGAGGGATCTGGAACTTGCTACCAATCGCTTTTCAAGGGACAACATTATTGGTGAGGGTGGATATGGTGTAGTTTATCGTGGCCAGCTCATCAATGGCTCTCCTGTTGCTGTCAAAAAGCTTCTCAATAACCTGTAAGCCTTGCTTATCACAGCTCAATCTTTCtgtttaccccccccccccccccccaaccgaCCCACACACATCTTGTCTTCCTTAGCTATCATCCTGCTTCAATAGTGCATTTAGTTTCTCCAATTGATGTTTTGTGAACTTACAGAGGGCAAGCTGAGAAGGAATTCAGAGTAGAAGTTGAGGCTATTGGTCATGTTCGCCACAAGAACTTGGTCCGTCTTCTGGGTTACTGCGTGGAAGGTACTCAAAGGTAATTTATCTTCATTTAGTTTCATATTCCTCTTACAACTCCATCCACATTGTTCATATATTCCTGGTACATGTCTTACAAGCAAAATAGCTCTCCTTGCCTTTTCGTGCTCTTTACAATTTCAAGTTCATTTAAATACAATAATTGTATGATGTTTTATGACATCATTCCTAACTTCAAGTGAAATTTTCAGGATGCTTGTCTATGAGTATGTGAACAATGGAAACCTAGAGCAATGGCTTCATGGAGCTATGAGTCATCGTGGCTCCCTTACATGGGAGGCCCGCATAAAGATTCTTCTTGGGACTGCTAAAGCGTGAGTGCAaaatattctttatttttttgccACTATTGTATCATTTAGGATAGTCTCTTTGTAAAGGTTCCAAATCACAGTATCTTTCTACCTGGAGGTAATTCTGTTATAGTAATTAACTATACATAACACCCCACGATATTAAAGTGAGTATAAGTGTATAACTGAGATTAAGCTACAAAAATTCCAAATACTATCTCCTTTTTGTCAAACTTGCACACTATGTTTCTCTCCTTTCAGTTTTGTCATGTATGAACGATTGAAATGAAAACAACAATTGTTCATATCTGTCCGCAGGCTTGCTTACTTGCACGAGGCAATTGAACCCAAAGTTGTGCACCGTGATATCAAATCCAGCAATATTTTGATTGACGATGAGTTCGAGTCCAAAGTATCAGATTTTGGTTTAGCCAAGCTTCTCGGTGCTGGAAAGAGTCATGTCACCACTCGGGTTATGGGAACCTTTGGGTATGTTGCGTAACTAGTGAACAAGATTTCCATGAAACTTTGTTAGCACTAGGTCACGATGTCCTGCATTGATTCATTGCAGGTACGTGGCACCAGAGTATGCAAACACTGGACTCTTGAACGAAAAGAGTGACATTTACAGCTTTGGAGTTGTTCTCCTAGAAGCGATTACAGGAAGGGATCCTGTTGACTATGGTCGCCCAGCAAATGAGGTATTCATAATTTGGTCAATATCCTTTGCTTTAGTGCTAACCTATACGTTAGACCTTGCTTATATTGCTAGATATGATTAGGATTGAAGCATTAGAATGCTTCTTATCTCGCCAAATTGAGTGATACTATCACTCAAAGTTCAGTTTTGTTTCTATTAGCATTGGAATGCTTACGGCTTAGAAATTGTTCTGCACATACAATTATTTCCGACGTAATTCAATGTGGTGCTGCCTGTGGATCTTTCTCATAATTCATAACAGAACATATTTTTATGTCAATGGCACTGAGAATAGTGATGCTCACCAGACTCAGTATTTGTTGTATCCTTTATCTGAAACTTTAGATCATCTCTCTCTACTTTTTTGGTTAATAAAAAGCATGTTAACATTCTAAGACATGGATGGTGCATGACATAaaaaaacaactaagagctTACTGCTGAAATGGTCGTTGCTTCAAGAATTTTCTAATACAATATTTTGTGGTTGGTCGTGTTGTATATTTTCATTGTCAAAATAAGTTTGTGCATATTGTtggtatttgtttttttaaaaaaacttcacCATGTGCGAAGGATTTAGGAAATTGAGTCTGATGTTTGAATGCCTAACTAAAGCCTGGAAGTTGGATCCaatattttaggattttttttttgttctgttcCTTGCCTTATTCGTTACCTTGCGCAAACACCTAATTtggaaccccccccccccccgcgcgcgTGGTGCATTGTATCGTTCATATTGCTTGTTGGAGCTGGTACATTTGCCACCGATTTTACATAATTGACATCTGAACATATTTGGTATCTAACATTCTAACTATAAAGCACAATTATTCAACCTGACTATCCTATAATCCTAGAATAGGAAATCTACCAGCAATGTTGTAGATTGTTGTGTCAGCCTGCCAGATCATGGTAGCTCGCTATAATGTGTCAAATCTCAAGGGCCAACTTAGCAGCTATTTTCTCGATAAAACCAGCCTAAACtagtattatttttttcatacatTACTTGCACTAACCATTCTTAATGAATATATTACTGTAATGTTTAGAGGTCATATACGCATATGTAGCAGAAGTAGGCTGCCTATGTACGCTAAAGTATACAAACTTACAGTACACAATACTCATCTATTTTCCCCCCTCGTGATGCATATGGTCTTTCAACATAGTTTCTTATATGAAAACATGGAATCATATCTTTTACTTTTCTAACTGAACATGATATGTTTGCCATCTGCAGGTTAATCTGGTCGACTGGCTAAAAATGATGGTTGCCAGCAGGCACTCAGAGGAAGTAGTGGATCCCACCATAGAGACACGGCCTTCGACAAGAGCTCTTAAGCGTGCACTTTTAACAGCTCTGAGATGTGTTGATCCAGATTCAGAAAAGAGACCGAAAATGAGTCAAGTTGTCCAGATGCTGGAATCGGATGACCCAATTCCTCGAGGGGTatgtaaagaaaaaagaatttatCCTCGTTTCAATTAGCCTTTGAGAATACTATCTTCAATTAGCCTTTGAGAATACATGGTTGGCTTCAATTAGCCTTTGAGAATACTATCTTCAACTTGCATATATAATAGTTGACCCTTGATTGTTATCATactgaaaataaaaattctcGCAAGCAGGACAGAAGATCTAGGCACAACCGTGGAGGGAGCTCAGAAATGGATTCCCAAAGGGACAACTCTGACACAGAGAAGAGTGATAATCGAGATTCCAAACCAAGCAGGAGCAGAGCATCATCGTCCAAATAAGCACACCAGCATTTCTCCTATTACATTGCTTCCAGTACATTGCATGGACCGGACTCATTCCATTTTACATTGCTGACGAATTGGTAACTGAAGGCTCTGGAGTTTGATTACACAagagctcaagaaagatctTTTTTCTTGGTTGTAACGGTTTTATCATTTATTTGTAGAGAAggtattgtttttttttacttatgaaTTTATATGTACTTACCAGTGATCCTGACAATTGCCGCTGTAAGTATTTAACACTGTGTACAGTTGTAGCATCATGAATACTGGCGGAATCCATAATATTTGTGAATGATAATGTTTCATTTGAAAACCTCCCTCCATCAGTCCATTGAAAAGCCAGATGTTCAGAGCATTTTGCTGAAAACAacccaaaaagaaaaagtacCAAACAGGTCCCGGTAGGCCAGTACTATTGATATAAGAGTGGGATTCGGTTTAACAATTAGTTGGTTTAATAGTTAGTTAGATTTGGTTTAATAGTTAGTTGAATTAAGATTAGAAATTTTTAGTTGGCTGGTTATATATAGTTGGCAATAGCTATGTATTGGAGCGAGAAAAGAAATCTACTACCGCTTAAAAAGTAGCTTGAGTACGGGATGAGTCTTGCTGTTCACATGGTGAGTCCTACGTTTTTTTAGGGTTTTATTTAAAGATTTTCTCAGTATAATTTTTATAGCTCTCGTTGCAATATACGGACACGTAACtaataaacaaaataaagatcacaaccCACAAGATAGGGGTGATATAGTTATCTCAAGTACCAACCTCAATAGCTATATTGATGCAGTACGATGTCTTGGTTTCCACCACGTCTCGGACGGAAATTGAACAAAAGCCTGTGAATTACTGACGTTCGAAATGTTGTTGGCGCTGCTAAATTACTCTGTTTATAGTTTGAAACTAGGCCAGGATTCGTTTAGCTATTAATAAGCGGTTACAACCGTGTGAGCAAAATTCCTGGTTATGGTTATTTGATATAAAGATGGGGTAAATTTGATTTGAACAAAGTTTAGTCGAGATTTTCGGCTAGTTTCTGTGTGAGAGATTTTCCACATGTGATTTGGGAGTTCTGGAATCCCTGGTGTTCAGAATGCATGGATATGGCTTGAGCACAAGAGAAACTGCACATTAACCAAACCTTTGCAACGGAAAGCCAAGTGGTGGATTTCGCATTCCAAAAGAGGCCAAACATGAAGTATCATCCATCGCTCACCATTTTCTCGACGAGCACAAGCCAGAGGGAACGAGACACAACACAAGCCAGAGGGAAGGAgacggcagcagcagcaagcccTCCTCGTCAGTCAGAACACGGCAACGCCCCACGAGACCGAAGGCAGGGCAGGGAAGCACACACATGGAATCACCAGGTCGTCCTGAACCCATGTCGTGATCAAAATCACATGCATGGCGATGGTTGGCGAGGAGGAAGGGTGCCCTCACAGTCCAGATCccccggcgacggcggcggtgacGGGGCGGTTGGACCGGCTGTGCAGCAAGGGGCTCAGGGCCTTGACGACGATGCTCATGTTGGGACGGAAGTCCCCTTCGTACTGGACGCACAGGGCAGCCACAGCAGCCATCTGTTGGACAAAAACATGGTCACCGGCAAGAATCATGGCATACAAATTTGTGGTGAAATTTCTATTCATTGAGGTAGCATACTACAAGAACTTTCAGAAACAATTTTCTTCAAGGATAGTAATCCAACATAAATGAAATTATGTATCGGAACCAGTACAATTCAAGGTAGATTGCATGACCTACGCAAAGTTTCTATTTTACCTTGGCAACAGCCTTAGGAGGGTATTCGCCTCCGAGCCTTGGATCCACGCATTGCCTCACTTTGTCTTCACTAAGTCTTGGTGCAGCCTTCATATAATCAACAATGTAGCTGCTTTGTCAGCTTCATATCTTCCGTatttgtcaagaagaagaaagagaatcTCCGTGATGAATGAAAAGGCCCATACCCATGTCACAAGGCTCTGCTGCCCTCGGGGCAGCGTGTGATCGACCGGCTTGCGGCCGGTTAAAAGCTCGAGAAGCACAACTCCGAAGCTGTAGACGTCACTCTTCGTGCTAAGCTGTCCAGTCATCGCGTACCTGGCCGATCCAAGAACAAAACAGTAAGAGAACGGAGTACGTTTTCCAAACCTAGTTGAGGATGGTAAGCAAAGTATGCACATTTGGTTGCATACTCCGGTGCATGGTAACCAAAGGTGCCCAGAACACGAGTGGAGTGAAGGCGCGCAGCCATGTCAGGGGCCTGGTTGGAGACATCAAAGTCGCCGATCTTTGCGACGTCGTTGTCAAAGAGCAGTACATTGCTGGACTTGATGTCGCGATGGACCACGCGAGGCTCTGCCTTCTCGTGGAGGAACTCGAGCCCTCTGGCGGCGCTCACGGCGATCCTCACTCGCTGCATCCATGGCAGGACTGGCCCTGGCCGGGCTCCCTTGACACCCTTTTTACCTGTGATCATGGACCAGGCACACATCAGCTCCACTCAGAAAGCTTAATTGGCTCACACATCAGCGATAGCAATTAGCAATGGGATAAGTTGCATCTGAAATTCATGACTCATCATGTCTAATGTCGTATTACAAGAATAGATACATGTTTTCATAAGCAATCACAATGCAAAACGATACATGAATGTTCCATACCGTGGAGGATATCATGCAGTGAGCCCCTTGTTGCGTACTCGTAAGCAAGAACGCGGATGTTCCCTCCGACGCAATATCCAAGAAGTTGGAGAACATTGTCATGCTTCAGCCTCGAGACGGCCGAAACCTGCAAAAGAAATGAGTAAGAAGGCCATCCTCACGAAGAATACTATCTGagagaagaggggggggggggggggggagaaccTGCACAAGGAATTCTTGATCAGGCTGTTTGCTGGAGTCAAGCTTCTTCACCGCAGATTCCGTGCCATCTTTCAGCACACCAAGGTAGACTCTGGCGTACGAGCCCTCGCCGATAAGAGCATCACTGCTGAAATTCTTTGTTATCTCCTTCATCTCTTCCAGAGGAATGGCCGGTACTGCAATTGGCTGAGCCCTGACTGTGGGGATGACAGAGGTTGGGGCTGGGGGCCGGCTAGGTCCATAGTTACCACCTGCATTGGGAAAATCTGAAATAAAGATTACAGTATGCCAAGTGCTCAGAAAACCTTTTGTCTTTCGGTGGAACTAGTTAGCATGATAAATGCTATTTTAACAAACAAGGTTCATTCATGTATCGTTTAGGTTTGTATTAAATCAAGAGATACCTGGAAAATGAATAAAAATAGCATCTTGTATGATAAGGGGCACAAGATTTTGGTGCCACAGGGTGCAACTAAGCTATAAGTACCACAGTCAAAATAGTTGGCAGTCACGTTGCAGAATTAGGTACAACAAGCTGGTTCCATCAGCAATCATCAATTCAcctagatagtttttttttattcatcaaTTGATGCACCAGGAGAAATTTTCAGTCAACAACAATATCAAATTTAGAGACagaaaaacacacaacaaagaAATCAGGAGAGACAAAATACAAATCATATGTTAAAATCGACTTGCTTGGAGTTTTAGAGTTTTGTAATAGCATCTTGCTGGTCAAATAGGACGATTTCAAAATAGTTGTTAACAAGTTGGTTCTATCGAAGAACTTTGTTAGCATAATGATGTAATATGTAAGAAAGTCCATGCCTTTGTAATCAAGCAACGTTAAACATATATTTATGTTAATGTACCAAATTTAGGTAGATGACCGGGTATCATGGCTGGTGTATTTATCCTTTTTCCCCTTCCTTTACTAGAAAGGCAGAAAGTTGGGCAAACTAGTAAGATGCTGGTAGTTGCAGGCAAATAATTTTCTGCACATATATACCAGGAACAAGGAATCGTAGGAGGACAGACAGGACACCATTGCTTTGTGTTGTTCAATCAGAGAGTGACATAGTTCAGCAATTTGTGAAATGTTTCACTGCGTTGGTTCTATTTACAAAATAATCAATGCAGACATGGTGCaagaatgataaaaaaataaaaagagaaagaacTGCCAACCTTGAGCAGGGAGAGGAACATGGGGATCATCGTGCTTCTTCCTCTTGCCAACATCGTCGTCCGCCGCGCAGCAGCATGAAAAGCACCCCATGGACCCCAAACCTTCAAAGATACAATGCACATTTACATCACCCCGGTAGCGAATCAAAACGTGCGAAACATATTTTGCGTGAAATCTGACACGAAATATTCAACCGAACCCAGTGGAATAATAAAATTGATTTCAGAACGGGTCTAGACAAAATTTCTTTGAGATGCAACATTTGTATCTTGGCTGGAAAAAGAACAAATAGAGATGGTTCatgccaaaaagaaaagaaaagaaaagatcgAGGAAGAAACAGGGGACTTGTTCTTGGTCATATCATTTCACCGTTCCAAGTACCGGACGGTTATCATCTACTTTTCCGGCGAGATCGAGCATCGATCGACCAAACCGATGGCGACAGGGGTTACGCAACCAAATCTTGAATAGGAGGGGATAAATTCCGAC includes:
- the LOC133911366 gene encoding probable receptor-like protein kinase At5g18500: MSSPSSSPTLKDHLSAPTGPLHLKVWEVICIALGAFMVIFFFITVWLTIRSKKRVRRASANIPITQIPAISKEIKEVRVEQVPTNDYVAHDGVLLTIQDKPSDRDSDKVMAHLGVSKSRRGDESHSGSFRYIDKDAGFQSAEEGGSGTFRQASAHAITAPSPLVGLPEFSYLGWGHWFTLRDLELATNRFSRDNIIGEGGYGVVYRGQLINGSPVAVKKLLNNLGQAEKEFRVEVEAIGHVRHKNLVRLLGYCVEGTQRMLVYEYVNNGNLEQWLHGAMSHRGSLTWEARIKILLGTAKALAYLHEAIEPKVVHRDIKSSNILIDDEFESKVSDFGLAKLLGAGKSHVTTRVMGTFGYVAPEYANTGLLNEKSDIYSFGVVLLEAITGRDPVDYGRPANEVNLVDWLKMMVASRHSEEVVDPTIETRPSTRALKRALLTALRCVDPDSEKRPKMSQVVQMLESDDPIPRGDRRSRHNRGGSSEMDSQRDNSDTEKSDNRDSKPSRSRASSSK
- the LOC133911379 gene encoding pto-interacting protein 1-like isoform X2, producing the protein MGCFSCCCAADDDVGKRKKHDDPHVPLPAQGGNYGPSRPPAPTSVIPTVRAQPIAVPAIPLEEMKEITKNFSSDALIGEGSYARVYLGVLKDGTESAVKKLDSSKQPDQEFLVQVSAVSRLKHDNVLQLLGYCVGGNIRVLAYEYATRGSLHDILHGKKGVKGARPGPVLPWMQRVRIAVSAARGLEFLHEKAEPRVVHRDIKSSNVLLFDNDVAKIGDFDVSNQAPDMAARLHSTRVLGTFGYHAPEYAMTGQLSTKSDVYSFGVVLLELLTGRKPVDHTLPRGQQSLVTWAAPRLSEDKVRQCVDPRLGGEYPPKAVAKMAAVAALCVQYEGDFRPNMSIVVKALSPLLHSRSNRPVTAAVAGGSGL
- the LOC133911379 gene encoding pto-interacting protein 1-like isoform X1; this translates as MGCFSCCCAADDDVGKRKKHDDPHVPLPAQDFPNAGGNYGPSRPPAPTSVIPTVRAQPIAVPAIPLEEMKEITKNFSSDALIGEGSYARVYLGVLKDGTESAVKKLDSSKQPDQEFLVQVSAVSRLKHDNVLQLLGYCVGGNIRVLAYEYATRGSLHDILHGKKGVKGARPGPVLPWMQRVRIAVSAARGLEFLHEKAEPRVVHRDIKSSNVLLFDNDVAKIGDFDVSNQAPDMAARLHSTRVLGTFGYHAPEYAMTGQLSTKSDVYSFGVVLLELLTGRKPVDHTLPRGQQSLVTWAAPRLSEDKVRQCVDPRLGGEYPPKAVAKMAAVAALCVQYEGDFRPNMSIVVKALSPLLHSRSNRPVTAAVAGGSGL